The window atagaatggatatacctaaactctgctacaacactataggcagtgtacctaatcgtagagtagtatagtttttagtaagtccggttcgttccacaggagacggcttattttacactatatttttatataaatatatttgtacaatatatatatatatatatatatatatatatatatatatatatatatatatatatatatatatatatattacaattattattattataaaagggggggggggtttaccgtttaatgactggtttgtcgattttatattttaagcaaagcgtaaagtaaatgacgatatttaactaacgataaaataaataacaataattaaaataataataaataacagtacgagaaaatatgaaataaaatatattatgcttatttaaacttccgtactcatgatgtttgatgtttcgattttaatttattaccctgggttaattgttctttgtcctggattatttgataattccatctggttttgtccataatagtccatcggtcataattataaagtgcgagggtcttcgccaaattaaccttatacccgaagtcaaatattccgactaattggggaattaaactgtaacaaggtcttaatactttgtttaatgaatacaccaggttatctactgcgtgtaatccaaggttttaatactttgttaacaattacaccaattacccttgaatgtaatccacccctgttttaatgagtccgttgactattaatccatccccgtgtcaggtcaaatgaacaattattagtatttataaatatccagcctaccgtacccagtcaagcgtatgtggttatatataaatacgtcaaattataaatctctatattaaattaacgagatatcatttagttaatataaagcccattaatagtccatagtccaatttttaaaagtgtcggtcttttgtccaaaccccaattatggtccaaagcccaataaccccgtctttaatatttagtccaacatcacgattacttcggcttaaacaagcataataataacttaaatacgagacattaatttaaaaaggaagaacatagcttacagtggttattaatcgcgtagtgttacacggacggaactctgactttaaaacccgtaaaataacctttacattacccaaactaatctaatataaaactaaactatattatatatatattatatatatatatatatatatatatatatatatatatatatatatatatatatatatatatatatatatatatatatatatatatatatatatattatacagagcGAAGAGAGATTGATTATGGTGTATTGGATTCGGCAGAAGGCACGGTATTTATAGGCCAGATTTGATTTCTGTATCTCCGCGATCGCGATGGATTTAGGCATGGAAACTCCGCGATCGCGAGACACCCATTTCCAGCTCACACTTgaattttaaacgtgggctgctgaatttttcaatatataatataatatatataattttatataattatatttatattatattcttgtgcatagttcacttgtaattttagctccgttgtctcgtacgttgATTGTTGGTTCATgtatcggtttcggattttcgaacgtcttttcgtatgatttaatatcttgtactttacgtttcgcggcttgtactcttgtcatttttagacgtttctcatcaataatttgaaccacttggattgtgtcttgtacatttgagctttttggtcatttgcgacttcaaatcgtcgttttcttcttttgtcttcgcacttatttatttaaacgattattacataaaaatagaacaatattaactaaaagctttacatattggaaggatattgcgcctaaatatatgttcatttggagcactatcaccgaCCAAAAGACGTCCGCTACCCAAGGCCCATAAAATGGTCGGTTAACAACAAGAGAAATTTTACAGAGAGTGGGAGTCGAACCCCGACCTCACATATAGGAAGACAAGTCACTATCATTATAGGTATACACTAATTGTCACTGCTCACGAGGGCATTTTAGTCAATTCACAATTCTTAGCATTTCTTTCACATCCAATTTTACTTTTTCCTAAATGCTTACATTAACATAGTTTTAATAATTCTTCACTGACTTGAACCCCACTCATGGTTGAGTGGTCACAGGTTCACCCTAATAAGTTTACTTATTATGAGAGATAAGGTCATAGGTTCGATTTCTGTCTCTTAAGAAGTCCCTAAGGGAGGTTTAAGCAATCATATTCAGAATTCAGGTCCGATCGCCTGCTGTTCGGGATGAGTTAAGGTTCACACGTGCACTCATAGTAAATGATCGCGAAGATGGTAATACCCCCGTCTCTAGGTGATGTCGAGGACCTGTCTTTCAAACAAAATAATTCTTCACCGCATATTATTGATGTAGttttttattaattaaattaaacaaATTATTACAGGCTCTCATCTGATCTGGAACTGATGTGCTAATGCCTATGCGTAGAGGTACATTGCACCACTGTATAAATGACACCTGGATTGTTTTTGCTCTGATGAGCTATTTctactttttaatatttaattctTGTGGAAGAGAACAAGGTGGCATAAAGTGGAAACATAATGCTCCGTATAATATTGTATGTTTTACCAAATCTCAGTTGACTAGTGTTTCTTGGATTATAACAAACGTTATAATCCgtattatattttttctttttatcaGCGGCAGCATTTTGTTGAGCAAAGTATTTTTACAAATTCATTAAAATTAATTTTACAATAAAAATTTGCATTATAGAAGTAAAATCTTCCTAAAATTCGTGCCCCTTGAATTATTTACTCGAACTCAATTGAACCTTGAACCTTCTGCTAATTAAGCTAGGCCAGTTGTTTTTCGTTCCTTTGTTTTCTAGATGAAGATAATTTCCTATAACATAAGAAGTTTTGGGGTCGGGATAGATAGTAAATTTGGTGAAGCTAAGAGAATTATTCGTAAAGAAAAACCTTCTTTCTTAGCTTTGCAAGAAACGAAGCTTCATCTTGTGGATAATCTTTGGGTCAAATCGTTGTGGGGTAACTCAGATTATGAATTTATTCAGCAAGAGATGGTCGGGAAATCGGGGGGTCAATTGTTGATTTGGGATAAACAGGAATTTGAGGCGCCTGATGTCATCAAAGAAGATCATGTTGTAGGTGTTCGAGGAAAATGGATAGGCAACGATAGTATTATAATTGTGTTGAATGTATACAGGCCTCACGATGATATTAAGAAGCAAAAATTGTGGGACTGTCTAGGAAAACTTATTGATAATAATGAGGCTTGGGTTCTTTGCGGGGATTTTAACGAAGTTAGGGGACCGTCGGAAAGATTTAATTGTGAATTCGTGGAGAACATAGCACGGTGGTTTAATGACTTTATCAGAGATAACAGCCTGGTAGATATACCTATGGGTGGTAGGATTTTTACTCGCTTTAGTGACGACGGTACCAAATTCAGTAAATTGGATCGGTTCCTTGTATCCGAAAGTTTTCATCAACTATGGAACAACCTTTCCTCGGTAGCCCTTGACCGAACTAAATCCGATCACTGTCCCATTATGCTGTGCAATGACGTTAAAGATTTTGGAACCAAGCCCATAAAAGTTTTTGATATTTGGCTCGAGGATGATGAAGCTGTTCAAATAATTAAAGATGTATGGCTAGAAAGCAATTCTAGTGGGGCTCATAAAGATAGTAGGTTCTTGAGAAAACTCAAAAGTGCTAAGTTTGTGCTAAAAAACTAGAGCAAGACAAAGTTTGGGAATTTAGATGATGAGATTGAGGCCCATAAAAACGCAGCATCAGCCCTTGAACTAAAAGCTGAAATGGTAAAACTTAATGATAACGAgttagaagattggaaaaaggaaaGAAAGCAGTAGATGGAAAAAGAAAAAACTAAAGCAAGCATGATGAGACAAAAAGCTCGGGTTCGTTGGGCCTTAGAGGGTGATGAAAACACAAATTTTTTTCATAACCTAATAAGGAACAAATATAACAAAAGTAACATCAGGGGGTTCAACATTAATGGAAATTGGAACGAAAACCCATCCGAGATTAAATCTGTAATTTTCGAGCATTTTAAAAAACTCTTCGAGGAGCCTGACCTTTCTCGACCTTCCATGGATAACTTGTCATATCCATCCGTCACAGCTTTTGATGCCgagtgaaatatcccgttcatattgattataaacgttccatattaattgatttcgtcgtgaggttttgacctctatatgagacatttttcaaagactgcattcgattttaaaacaaaccataacctttaaaatattacgacgattatcaaatactgataatctaaaatatagcttttttcacacgaccattacatatgtagtgacccgaacttttccgaacctttctatgattatatgtttaatgaaaactatatttacatgattaaatgtttccaacatgttaagcaatcaaacttgttaagacttggttaattgaaatgaaaattttgtaaacgtctgattacccagtttgaccaatgattcacgaatgctataagttgtatatgacatgatgatacataaatgaataaatatatatgtttaacatgatataatgatcatcaagtatctcattaaaaatagtaacaataagttatatacttaaaaaggagactattgacgtatgaaactcgaaacgatacatataacgattatcgttataaccacgt of the Rutidosis leptorrhynchoides isolate AG116_Rl617_1_P2 chromosome 5, CSIRO_AGI_Rlap_v1, whole genome shotgun sequence genome contains:
- the LOC139849817 gene encoding uncharacterized protein gives rise to the protein MKIISYNIRSFGVGIDSKFGEAKRIIRKEKPSFLALQETKLHLVDNLWVKSLWGNSDYEFIQQEMVGKSGGQLLIWDKQEFEAPDVIKEDHVVGVRGKWIGNDSIIIVLNVYRPHDDIKKQKLWDCLGKLIDNNEAWVLCGDFNEVRGPSERFNCEFVENIARWFNDFIRDNSLVDIPMGGRIFTRFSDDGTKFSKLDRFLVSESFHQLWNNLSSVALDRTKSDHCPIMLCNDVKDFGTKPIKVFDIWLEDDEAVQIIKDSKTKFGNLDDEIEAHKNAASALELKAEMVKLNDNELEDWKKERKQ